From the Arthrobacter sp. PM3 genome, one window contains:
- a CDS encoding ABC transporter ATP-binding protein, producing MAKQTSFFTSISRLYPHVRPILPRLVMGLLCALLASVMALAIPQVLRVLVNESLNPGGSADAVWTASLVVLGLGIAEAGLVALRRQFVINPATTVETRMRVSLYGHLQDLTVSFHDRWGSGQLLSRAMTDLNFLRRWMAFGAIMLVVTTLTVVIGVAVMFWMSWQLALIFLAAAVPIMIYGFRFRTRFSKAARRSQDQAGDLATTVEESVHGIRVLKAFGRSREALENFNEQAEELRQTEIAKAKHLATFSLVVTLLPELALGAGLVVGIMLAYTDQLSIGSLVAFFATAAVVAAPVEFCGMLLAMALTAKSAVDRHFEVMDAQNTITSPDRPRRPADLKGALSFRNASFAFDDAPGKPILSNINLEIRPGETMALVGITGSGKSTLLQLVPRLYEVTGGFITIDGVDLREFSVEDLRSVVAVAFEDTTLFSSSVRDNVLLGVPDGVPDGGPAAGRDAAREAVLEEALDVAQAQFAYSLPDGVDTLIGEEGLSLSGGQRQRIALARAIAAKPAVLVLDDPLSALDVNTEEIVERRLREVLADTTTLIVAHRPSTVALADRVALLEDGRITAVGTHTGLLATNSHYRYVIASLDREPRDLDSELSAFEDQSEEISR from the coding sequence ATGGCCAAGCAGACTTCATTCTTCACCTCCATCAGCCGCCTCTACCCGCATGTCCGGCCGATCCTGCCGCGCCTCGTCATGGGACTGCTCTGTGCCCTGCTGGCCAGCGTGATGGCGCTGGCCATCCCCCAGGTGCTCCGCGTCCTGGTCAATGAATCTCTCAACCCCGGCGGGAGCGCGGACGCCGTATGGACCGCCTCCCTGGTGGTCCTCGGGCTGGGCATCGCCGAGGCCGGACTCGTGGCGCTGCGCCGGCAGTTCGTCATCAACCCGGCCACCACGGTGGAAACCCGGATGCGGGTGTCCCTCTACGGGCACCTGCAGGACCTCACGGTGTCCTTCCACGACCGCTGGGGCTCCGGCCAGCTGCTCTCCCGTGCCATGACGGACCTGAACTTCCTGCGCCGCTGGATGGCATTCGGCGCGATCATGCTGGTGGTCACCACACTCACGGTTGTGATCGGCGTGGCCGTGATGTTCTGGATGAGCTGGCAGCTTGCGCTGATCTTCCTGGCCGCGGCCGTGCCGATCATGATCTATGGATTCCGGTTCCGCACCCGGTTCTCCAAAGCGGCCCGCCGCAGCCAGGACCAGGCCGGGGACCTCGCCACGACGGTCGAGGAATCCGTCCACGGCATCCGCGTCCTGAAGGCCTTCGGCCGCAGCCGCGAGGCGCTGGAGAACTTCAACGAACAAGCCGAGGAACTCCGGCAGACCGAGATCGCCAAGGCCAAACACCTGGCGACCTTCAGCCTGGTCGTGACGCTCCTGCCCGAGCTCGCCCTCGGAGCCGGGCTGGTGGTCGGCATCATGCTGGCCTACACGGACCAGCTCTCCATCGGCTCCCTCGTGGCCTTCTTCGCCACCGCCGCCGTCGTGGCCGCCCCGGTCGAGTTCTGCGGCATGCTGCTGGCCATGGCCCTCACCGCGAAGTCCGCGGTGGACCGGCACTTTGAGGTCATGGACGCGCAGAACACGATCACCAGCCCGGACCGGCCGCGCCGGCCGGCGGACCTCAAGGGCGCCCTGAGCTTCCGCAACGCCTCGTTCGCGTTCGACGACGCCCCGGGCAAACCGATCCTCAGCAACATCAACCTCGAGATCCGGCCCGGGGAAACCATGGCCCTGGTCGGCATCACGGGCAGCGGCAAGAGCACGCTGCTCCAGCTCGTGCCCCGCCTCTACGAGGTGACGGGCGGCTTCATCACGATCGACGGCGTGGACCTGCGCGAGTTCAGCGTCGAGGATCTGCGCTCCGTGGTTGCCGTGGCGTTCGAAGACACCACGCTGTTCTCCAGTTCCGTCCGGGACAACGTCCTGCTCGGCGTGCCAGACGGGGTGCCCGACGGCGGCCCGGCGGCCGGCCGCGACGCAGCCCGGGAGGCGGTCCTCGAGGAGGCTCTGGACGTCGCGCAGGCCCAGTTCGCGTATTCCCTGCCGGACGGGGTGGACACGCTGATCGGCGAGGAGGGGCTCAGCCTCTCCGGCGGCCAGCGCCAGCGCATCGCCCTGGCCCGCGCCATCGCCGCGAAACCGGCCGTGCTGGTCCTGGACGACCCGCTCTCGGCGCTGGATGTGAACACGGAGGAGATCGTCGAGCGCAGGCTCCGCGAGGTCCTCGCCGACACCACCACCCTGATCGTGGCCCACCGGCCCTCCACAGTGGCGCTGGCCGACCGCGTGGCGCTGCTCGAGGACGGCCGGATCACCGCCGTCGGAACCCACACCGGGCTGCTGGCCACCAACAGCCACTACCGCTACGTGATCGCCAGCCTGGACCGGGAACCGCGGGACCTGGATTCGGAACTGTCCGCCTTCGAGGACCAGTCGGAGGAGATTTCCCGATGA
- a CDS encoding ABC transporter ATP-binding protein, producing MSSATFGTANEDNAHLSRTESKAVRRRSLALLGSLIRPVRARFWLTIGAVVLSQAARVAGPALIAFGIDHALPALRAGNSQPLVVTGVAYLAAAAAAAGLTALYVTSTARLSQAMLLDLRVRVFRHTQRLSLEFHEKYTSGRIIARQTSDLEALRELLDSGVSSLASGLLFMAFTAVTVFALDWRSGLLVLAAGVPMFFLSRWYQKHSQIAFRESRVVSARLIVHFVETMTGIRAVKAFRKERQNAAQYAGLAEDYRRATVRSINLNGIFQPGLVLIGNVCVAVVLLTGGFRVLSGGLEVGVLLALILSTKRFFQPVDQMAMFYNSFQSAQAALEKVSGLLEEVPTVRPPKTPVPLQNARGSIDFDGVEFRYGDGPVVIPRLDLHIPAGQTVALVGQTGAGKSTLAKLIARFYDVSAGAVTLDGVDLRELATDDLRRNVVMVTQEAFLFSGSVADNIALGRPGASREEIEDAARAVGAHAFITELPDGYDTDVNKRGGRVSAGQRQLISFARAFLARPAVLILDEATSSLDIPSERLVQQGLAGLLRGTRETSTRAAGEGSAGGADRTALIIAHRLSTVETADRVLVVHDGRVVEDGTPAQLIGDGGAFARLHGAWKDSLV from the coding sequence ATGAGCAGCGCCACGTTCGGCACCGCAAACGAAGACAACGCCCACCTCAGCAGGACCGAGAGCAAAGCCGTCCGGCGGCGCTCCCTCGCCCTGCTGGGCTCCCTGATCCGTCCCGTCCGGGCGCGGTTCTGGCTGACCATCGGCGCCGTCGTCCTGTCCCAGGCGGCCCGCGTCGCGGGGCCGGCGCTGATAGCCTTCGGGATCGACCACGCCCTGCCGGCCCTGCGCGCCGGCAACAGCCAGCCCCTGGTGGTCACCGGCGTCGCCTACCTGGCCGCGGCGGCGGCCGCGGCCGGCCTGACGGCCCTGTACGTGACGTCGACGGCACGGCTGAGCCAGGCGATGCTGCTGGACCTGCGGGTGCGGGTCTTCCGCCACACGCAGCGCCTCAGCCTGGAGTTCCACGAGAAGTACACCTCCGGACGCATCATCGCCCGGCAGACCTCGGATTTGGAGGCCCTGCGCGAACTGCTCGATTCCGGCGTGAGCTCGCTGGCCTCGGGGCTGCTGTTCATGGCGTTCACGGCCGTCACCGTCTTCGCCCTCGACTGGCGCAGCGGGCTGCTGGTGCTGGCCGCGGGCGTGCCGATGTTCTTCCTGTCCCGCTGGTACCAGAAGCACTCCCAGATTGCCTTCCGTGAATCCCGGGTGGTCTCGGCCCGGCTGATCGTGCACTTTGTGGAGACCATGACCGGCATCCGCGCCGTGAAAGCGTTCCGCAAGGAACGCCAGAACGCCGCACAGTACGCCGGTCTCGCCGAGGACTACCGCCGCGCGACCGTCCGCTCCATCAACCTCAACGGCATTTTCCAGCCCGGCCTGGTCCTGATCGGCAACGTGTGCGTCGCCGTCGTCCTGCTCACCGGCGGTTTCCGGGTCCTCAGCGGCGGCCTTGAGGTGGGCGTGCTCCTGGCCCTGATCCTGTCCACCAAGCGCTTCTTCCAGCCGGTGGACCAGATGGCCATGTTCTACAACTCCTTCCAAAGCGCCCAGGCGGCCTTGGAAAAGGTCTCCGGCCTGCTCGAGGAAGTGCCCACCGTCCGGCCGCCGAAGACGCCCGTGCCGCTGCAGAACGCCCGCGGCAGCATTGACTTCGATGGCGTCGAGTTCCGTTACGGCGACGGCCCGGTGGTCATTCCGCGGCTGGACCTGCACATCCCCGCCGGCCAGACGGTCGCGCTGGTCGGGCAGACCGGGGCCGGCAAGTCGACGCTCGCGAAGCTGATCGCCCGCTTCTACGACGTCTCCGCCGGGGCCGTGACGCTCGACGGCGTGGACCTGCGCGAGCTCGCCACCGACGACCTGCGCCGGAACGTCGTCATGGTCACCCAGGAGGCGTTCCTGTTCAGCGGATCCGTGGCGGACAACATCGCCCTGGGCCGGCCCGGGGCCTCCCGCGAGGAGATCGAGGACGCGGCCCGGGCGGTGGGGGCACACGCTTTCATCACGGAACTTCCGGACGGCTACGACACCGACGTCAACAAGCGCGGCGGCCGCGTCTCCGCCGGGCAACGCCAGCTGATCAGCTTCGCCCGTGCGTTCCTGGCCCGCCCCGCCGTCCTGATCCTGGACGAGGCCACGTCCTCGCTGGACATCCCGTCGGAGCGGTTGGTCCAGCAGGGCCTCGCGGGGCTCCTGCGCGGAACGCGGGAGACTAGTACGCGGGCGGCCGGGGAAGGCTCCGCTGGCGGCGCCGACCGGACCGCGCTCATCATCGCCCACCGGCTCTCCACGGTGGAGACCGCGGACCGGGTTCTGGTGGTCCACGACGGCCGTGTCGTCGAGGACGGCACCCCGGCGCAGCTGATCGGCGACGGCGGCGCGTTCGCCCGGCTCCACGGGGCGTGGAAGGACTCGCTGGTCTGA
- a CDS encoding helix-turn-helix transcriptional regulator: protein MGNGFGEKLRAERLERGLTQAELGRDLYSPSYISLLETGRREPTADVIEELAHRLELAPKALEAWSQPVSVSDAEYVLAGLYARQAWDLRDYPVAAAHAAAAAKIALEAKNTSAWWNMTYMQAECLIKQGLWQECKDVVQNLLEHPMAAESAGLGVRAEQMLAAASQGQGQLTAAVEHAQEAVRLCAQLPKGSTMIIGALRALIGALAESGRLDEAWDYCQAMNEQMDDHSMSQLAGEVAWVIGNVAFMRHDYPEGIKYHERAGRLLSPANDIDLWARFNKASAAVRLSSGIVEPETLSSIERAELALSIVGGNKTDQLEVAFIRARWLYLTGDIVAAVQKLREIHAERQSLARHTAGEVSLLLGKALKAAGESAEALVYLEEAQKEFSAAGASDRVQQALDAVLEIRLAQRRAEAASTEA, encoded by the coding sequence GTGGGGAACGGATTTGGGGAGAAGCTCCGCGCGGAACGGCTCGAACGGGGCCTGACGCAAGCGGAGCTGGGCCGTGACCTGTACTCCCCCAGCTACATCTCTCTGCTGGAAACCGGACGCCGCGAACCGACGGCCGATGTCATCGAAGAGCTCGCCCACCGGCTCGAACTGGCCCCCAAAGCGCTCGAGGCCTGGAGCCAGCCGGTGTCCGTCAGCGACGCCGAATACGTGCTCGCTGGACTCTATGCCCGGCAGGCCTGGGACCTGCGGGACTACCCCGTCGCCGCCGCGCACGCCGCTGCGGCCGCCAAGATCGCCCTCGAGGCCAAGAACACCAGCGCGTGGTGGAACATGACCTACATGCAGGCCGAGTGCCTGATCAAGCAGGGCCTCTGGCAGGAATGCAAGGATGTCGTGCAGAACCTCCTCGAGCACCCGATGGCCGCGGAATCGGCCGGCCTGGGTGTCCGGGCCGAACAGATGCTCGCCGCCGCCTCGCAGGGGCAAGGACAGCTGACCGCCGCCGTCGAGCACGCGCAGGAAGCGGTGCGGCTCTGCGCCCAGCTGCCCAAGGGCTCCACGATGATCATCGGCGCCCTGCGCGCCCTCATCGGTGCCCTGGCCGAAAGCGGCCGGCTGGATGAGGCCTGGGACTACTGCCAGGCCATGAACGAGCAGATGGACGACCACTCCATGTCCCAGCTCGCCGGCGAGGTAGCCTGGGTGATCGGCAACGTGGCGTTCATGCGCCACGACTACCCCGAGGGCATCAAGTACCACGAGCGTGCCGGCCGCCTGCTCTCCCCGGCGAACGACATCGACCTGTGGGCCCGGTTCAACAAGGCCTCCGCCGCGGTCCGGCTCTCCTCGGGAATCGTCGAACCGGAAACCCTCTCCTCGATCGAACGCGCGGAACTGGCCCTCTCGATTGTGGGCGGGAACAAGACCGACCAGCTGGAAGTGGCGTTCATCCGGGCACGCTGGCTCTACCTCACGGGAGACATCGTGGCCGCCGTCCAGAAGCTGCGCGAGATCCATGCGGAACGGCAGTCGCTGGCACGGCACACGGCCGGCGAGGTTTCGCTGCTGCTCGGCAAGGCGCTCAAGGCCGCCGGGGAGTCGGCCGAGGCCCTCGTCTACCTCGAGGAAGCGCAGAAGGAATTCAGCGCGGCGGGCGCCTCCGACCGGGTCCAGCAGGCCCTGGACGCCGTGCTCGAGATCCGGCTGGCCCAGCGCCGGGCCGAGGCGGCCTCCACCGAGGCCTAG
- a CDS encoding NUDIX hydrolase, translating to MPHLARRLFVLPPDLEGAARSWLEHGERTPRAPRFASSVILLRDSPTGLETWLGYRTGSSPLGVLAFPGGSLDATDDDAVGWLGPSPQHWAEQMGTDDVVLARRHVVGAIRELFEETGILLAGPDLSTTVESTSSAEWMRAREAVADQEKSFAEVLAKRGLSLRTDLLKPLVNWLSPNFAHRRFDTRYFAATLPVNQQPSLLASKGVWGRWVCVRKVVGERDTTALGDEVGQENTVGRTLGELLVPGSEIMLEKMAKANGCIAYLSYKRKAHVYQPKLVEEEGRLMLEVEAAKTVAGEPQRER from the coding sequence TTGCCTCACTTAGCACGTCGTTTGTTCGTTCTGCCCCCCGACCTCGAGGGCGCGGCACGCAGCTGGCTCGAACACGGGGAACGCACACCCCGCGCCCCGCGATTCGCCTCCTCGGTGATCCTGCTGCGGGACTCACCCACAGGCCTGGAGACATGGCTCGGCTACCGGACCGGGTCCTCCCCGCTCGGTGTCCTCGCCTTCCCTGGGGGGTCGCTGGACGCAACCGACGACGACGCAGTCGGCTGGCTCGGCCCCTCGCCCCAGCACTGGGCCGAGCAGATGGGAACGGACGACGTCGTGCTGGCGCGCCGGCACGTGGTCGGGGCCATCCGAGAGCTGTTCGAGGAAACCGGCATCCTGCTGGCCGGCCCGGACCTGTCCACCACGGTGGAGTCGACCTCAAGCGCCGAATGGATGCGCGCCCGCGAAGCCGTGGCGGACCAGGAGAAATCCTTCGCCGAGGTCCTCGCCAAGCGGGGGCTCTCGCTGCGCACGGACCTGCTCAAGCCGCTGGTCAACTGGCTCAGCCCGAACTTTGCGCACCGCCGGTTCGATACGCGCTACTTCGCCGCCACGCTGCCCGTGAACCAGCAGCCCTCCCTGCTGGCCAGCAAGGGCGTGTGGGGGCGCTGGGTGTGCGTGCGCAAGGTTGTGGGTGAGCGGGACACGACCGCGCTGGGTGACGAGGTGGGCCAGGAGAACACCGTGGGCCGGACTTTGGGCGAACTCCTGGTGCCCGGTTCGGAGATCATGCTCGAGAAAATGGCCAAGGCCAACGGCTGCATCGCCTATCTGAGCTACAAGCGCAAGGCCCACGTCTACCAGCCGAAGCTCGTCGAGGAGGAAGGCCGGCTCATGCTCGAAGTCGAGGCCGCCAAGACCGTGGCCGGCGAACCCCAGCGCGAGCGTTAG
- a CDS encoding DUF4177 domain-containing protein, producing MTKWEYATIPLIIHATKQILDQWGEDGWELVQVVPGPDGNGLVAYLKREKQ from the coding sequence ATGACCAAATGGGAGTACGCCACGATTCCGCTCATTATCCATGCAACGAAGCAGATTCTGGACCAGTGGGGCGAGGATGGCTGGGAGCTAGTCCAGGTCGTTCCGGGCCCCGACGGCAACGGCCTGGTCGCCTACCTGAAGCGGGAGAAGCAGTAG
- a CDS encoding RidA family protein, which produces MSTPTEATGATSAVEQRLAELGLTLPDVAAPVAAYVPAVISGNHVYTSGQLPFVNGKLEATGKVAAGTEGTSDEPTVSPEDAKAYATVCAVNALAAVKSVIGDLDRITRIVKVVGFVSSDPSFTGQPGVINGASELLGQVFGDAGQHARSAVGVSVLPLDSPVEVELIAEFA; this is translated from the coding sequence ATGAGCACACCAACAGAAGCCACGGGCGCGACGTCCGCCGTCGAACAGCGGCTCGCGGAGCTGGGTCTCACGCTGCCCGACGTCGCCGCCCCCGTCGCGGCCTACGTTCCGGCCGTCATCTCCGGCAACCACGTTTACACCTCCGGTCAGCTGCCGTTCGTCAACGGCAAGCTGGAAGCCACCGGCAAGGTCGCCGCCGGCACCGAGGGCACTTCGGACGAGCCGACCGTGTCCCCCGAGGACGCGAAGGCCTACGCCACCGTATGCGCCGTCAACGCCCTGGCGGCCGTCAAGAGCGTGATCGGGGATCTCGACCGCATCACCAGGATCGTCAAGGTAGTCGGGTTCGTCTCCTCCGATCCGTCCTTCACCGGCCAGCCCGGCGTCATCAACGGTGCCTCGGAGCTGCTGGGCCAGGTCTTCGGCGACGCCGGCCAGCACGCACGCTCCGCCGTCGGGGTGTCCGTCCTGCCGCTCGACTCGCCTGTTGAAGTCGAACTGATCGCGGAATTCGCTTAG
- a CDS encoding transglycosylase domain-containing protein, whose translation MATGKNPLFDTATTLGKILMFLGVSAICGVLVAGLLVPAAAVSGSAASGSIQFFDTLPAELKVDPPSQSTTILASDGSVIANLYAENRTRVSLDQMSPYIKDAIIAIEDSRFYEHGGVDTTGILRAIVSTARGNKQGASTITQQYVNNVINSSLEAEGKGDEVLLNGVNKGVGDKLREMKLAIALEKKFTKEQILEGYLNIVFFNRDAYGIEAASKFFFSTTAKDLTLPQAALLAGVVNSPSFYDPITNPDNAKARRDLVLKAMLTQGKIKQADYDAAVATPVQTKVTQPRQGCAYSTTAPYFCDYVLHLLLNNPAYGADAAERERKIFRGGLTIKTTLDPNAQAVAQAQVDGSAGANPDKWGASLVSVQPGSGKIISMAQNTVWFPADGKFDQTQNFNVDSQDAKGNDLNGLGGFQPGSTMKPFTFAEWLDEGNSMNTQLNGAVRRYPQNFPWKNTCPAPTVGWYDATNGTHDLQNAEEGYYKYMSVVDGLANSINTITFATAARVDLCGIQKIVDAVGIHGGLPTADNPNPQVPMTTLGNLIGSTQTAPLTMASAFATFAADGKYCEPIAIDSVTDASGAQLPAQTPNCKDAIKPEVARGVAYAMQEVLNRGSGSLIQPRISTRTTFPIAAKTGTNDNNSSTWVAGYTTGLATATWFGDPLGNQQRAGQNVTVNGKFYKGIDGYMIAGPQFSNYMAQVAPAYGTNPFPAPPSSMLNSPVAPPRASTPTSESTAPATDAATPPSADPSPAPEPTKSKKK comes from the coding sequence ATGGCGACTGGTAAGAACCCTTTATTCGACACGGCCACCACCCTCGGAAAGATCCTCATGTTCCTGGGCGTGAGCGCCATTTGTGGTGTCCTGGTGGCGGGGCTCCTGGTCCCGGCCGCGGCCGTTTCGGGCAGCGCCGCGAGCGGTTCGATCCAGTTCTTTGACACCCTCCCCGCCGAGCTGAAGGTGGACCCGCCGAGCCAGTCGACCACGATCCTGGCGTCCGACGGCAGCGTGATCGCCAACCTCTACGCGGAAAACCGCACCCGGGTCTCGCTGGACCAGATGTCCCCGTACATCAAGGACGCGATCATCGCCATCGAGGACAGCCGCTTCTACGAGCACGGCGGCGTGGACACCACCGGCATCCTGCGCGCAATCGTCAGCACCGCCCGCGGCAACAAGCAGGGCGCGTCGACCATCACGCAGCAGTACGTCAACAATGTGATCAACTCCTCCCTCGAAGCCGAAGGCAAGGGCGACGAGGTCCTCCTCAACGGCGTCAACAAGGGCGTCGGGGACAAGCTGCGTGAAATGAAGCTGGCCATCGCGCTGGAGAAGAAGTTCACCAAGGAGCAGATCCTTGAGGGCTACCTCAACATCGTCTTCTTCAACCGGGACGCCTACGGCATCGAGGCCGCGTCCAAGTTCTTCTTCAGCACCACTGCCAAGGACCTGACGCTGCCGCAGGCCGCGCTGCTGGCCGGCGTCGTGAACAGCCCGTCCTTCTACGACCCCATCACGAACCCGGACAACGCCAAGGCCCGGCGGGATCTCGTCCTGAAGGCCATGCTGACCCAGGGCAAGATCAAGCAGGCCGACTACGACGCCGCCGTCGCCACCCCGGTGCAGACCAAGGTCACCCAGCCCCGTCAGGGCTGCGCATACTCGACCACGGCGCCGTACTTCTGCGACTACGTGCTGCACCTGCTCCTGAACAACCCCGCATACGGCGCCGACGCCGCCGAGCGTGAGCGCAAAATCTTCCGCGGCGGCCTGACCATCAAGACCACGCTGGATCCGAACGCCCAGGCCGTGGCCCAGGCCCAGGTCGACGGGTCGGCCGGCGCCAACCCCGACAAGTGGGGCGCCTCGCTGGTCTCCGTTCAGCCGGGCTCCGGCAAGATCATCTCGATGGCCCAGAACACTGTCTGGTTCCCGGCCGACGGCAAGTTCGACCAGACCCAGAACTTCAACGTGGACAGCCAGGACGCCAAGGGCAACGACCTCAACGGCCTCGGCGGCTTCCAGCCCGGCTCCACCATGAAACCCTTCACGTTCGCGGAGTGGCTTGACGAGGGCAACTCCATGAACACGCAGCTCAACGGCGCCGTACGCCGCTACCCGCAGAACTTCCCCTGGAAGAACACCTGCCCGGCACCGACCGTCGGCTGGTACGACGCAACCAACGGCACCCACGACCTGCAGAACGCCGAAGAAGGTTATTACAAGTACATGTCGGTCGTTGACGGCCTCGCGAACTCCATCAACACCATCACGTTTGCCACCGCCGCCCGGGTGGACCTCTGCGGGATCCAGAAGATCGTCGACGCCGTCGGCATCCACGGCGGCCTGCCCACCGCGGACAACCCCAACCCCCAGGTGCCGATGACCACCCTTGGCAACCTCATCGGTTCCACGCAGACGGCGCCGCTGACGATGGCCAGCGCCTTCGCCACGTTCGCCGCCGACGGCAAGTACTGCGAGCCGATCGCCATCGATTCGGTCACGGACGCGTCCGGCGCCCAACTGCCGGCCCAGACGCCGAACTGCAAGGACGCGATCAAACCCGAGGTCGCCCGGGGCGTCGCCTACGCCATGCAGGAAGTCCTGAACCGCGGCTCCGGCTCGCTCATCCAGCCCCGGATTTCCACCCGGACCACTTTCCCGATCGCGGCAAAGACCGGCACCAACGACAACAACAGCTCCACCTGGGTGGCCGGCTACACCACCGGCCTGGCGACGGCCACGTGGTTCGGAGATCCGCTGGGCAACCAGCAGCGGGCCGGCCAGAACGTCACCGTCAACGGCAAGTTCTACAAGGGCATCGACGGCTACATGATCGCCGGGCCTCAGTTCTCGAACTACATGGCCCAGGTGGCGCCGGCCTACGGCACCAATCCCTTCCCGGCCCCGCCGTCGAGCATGCTCAATTCGCCGGTAGCGCCGCCGCGTGCATCCACCCCGACGTCGGAGAGCACGGCACCGGCCACCGACGCGGCCACTCCGCCCTCAGCCGACCCGTCGCCGGCGCCGGAACCGACGAAGTCCAAGAAGAAGTAG
- a CDS encoding metallophosphoesterase, translating to MIRGNDLAGRVRRIGRGFAVTAAIGAAAGAAATGYGLWEKNQFVLREETLPVLPAGFGPFRVLHLSDIHFVPGQHRKARWLSSLAELGPDLVVNTGDNLSHPRGVPPLVAALRPLLEFPGVFVPGSNDYFGPRFKNPASYLFGPSAQRKDPEKLDWPLLRSEFGMSGWLDLTNRCQSVVLKGIRFDFSGVDDPHLRLERYAGWPRGTKGRAADPHLRVAVAHAPYQRVLDHFTEDGADLLLAGHTHGGQICVPGYGALVTNCDLPTWRAKGLHMWESKGRSTPVNVSGGIGTSRFAPVRIACRPEAVLLTLTSRTQA from the coding sequence ATGATCCGGGGGAATGATCTGGCGGGCCGCGTCCGACGCATCGGGCGCGGCTTTGCCGTGACCGCGGCGATCGGCGCGGCCGCAGGGGCGGCCGCCACGGGCTACGGGCTGTGGGAGAAGAACCAGTTCGTGCTGCGGGAGGAGACCCTGCCCGTCCTGCCGGCTGGCTTCGGCCCGTTCCGGGTGCTGCATCTCTCGGACATCCACTTTGTGCCGGGCCAGCACCGGAAGGCCCGTTGGCTGTCCTCCCTGGCGGAACTGGGGCCGGACCTTGTGGTGAACACGGGCGACAACCTCAGCCATCCCAGGGGTGTGCCCCCCCTTGTGGCGGCGCTGCGCCCGCTGCTGGAATTCCCCGGCGTCTTCGTTCCCGGCTCCAACGACTACTTCGGGCCGCGCTTCAAGAACCCGGCCTCTTATTTGTTCGGACCCTCCGCCCAGCGCAAGGACCCGGAGAAGCTCGACTGGCCGTTGCTGCGCTCCGAGTTCGGCATGTCCGGCTGGCTGGACCTGACCAATCGCTGCCAGTCGGTTGTGCTCAAGGGCATCCGCTTCGACTTCTCCGGCGTCGACGATCCCCACCTGCGCCTGGAGCGGTACGCCGGGTGGCCGCGCGGGACCAAGGGCCGGGCAGCGGATCCGCACCTGCGGGTGGCCGTCGCGCATGCCCCCTACCAGCGCGTCCTGGACCACTTCACCGAAGACGGCGCCGACCTCCTGCTGGCTGGCCACACCCACGGCGGGCAGATCTGCGTTCCGGGTTACGGGGCCCTGGTCACCAACTGCGACCTCCCCACTTGGCGGGCCAAGGGCCTGCACATGTGGGAGAGCAAGGGACGTTCGACGCCGGTGAACGTCTCGGGCGGCATCGGCACCTCCCGGTTCGCCCCGGTCCGGATCGCCTGCCGTCCCGAGGCCGTCCTGCTTACGCTGACCTCCCGCACCCAGGCCTGA
- a CDS encoding Crp/Fnr family transcriptional regulator, whose product MDIEVLRRAPLFATLDDEAFRLLTDELTEVDLSRGASVFREGDQGDQLYFIVSGKVKLGRTSPDGRESLLAILGPGELFGEMALFDPSPRTATATAVSETRLAGLKNESLNALLRTRPEVSAQLLQALARRLRRTNDSLSDLVFSDVPGRVAKALLDLADRFGRPATDGVLVAHELTQEELAQLVGASRETVNKALAEFVQRGWLRLEARAVVILDMQRLRQRSR is encoded by the coding sequence ATGGATATCGAGGTATTGCGCCGCGCCCCCCTTTTCGCCACGCTCGACGACGAGGCGTTCCGTCTGCTGACGGACGAACTCACCGAGGTGGACCTCTCACGCGGTGCCTCGGTATTCCGGGAAGGCGACCAGGGCGACCAGCTGTACTTCATCGTCTCCGGCAAGGTGAAGCTCGGCCGGACGTCGCCGGACGGCCGCGAGTCACTGCTGGCGATCCTCGGCCCGGGTGAACTGTTCGGTGAAATGGCGCTCTTCGACCCGAGCCCGCGCACGGCCACGGCCACCGCCGTTTCCGAGACGCGCCTGGCCGGCCTGAAGAACGAGAGCCTCAACGCCCTGCTGCGCACCCGCCCCGAGGTCTCGGCCCAGCTGTTGCAGGCCCTGGCACGCCGCCTGCGCCGCACCAACGACTCCCTGTCCGACCTCGTTTTTTCCGATGTGCCGGGCCGCGTGGCCAAGGCGCTGCTGGATCTGGCCGACCGCTTCGGCCGGCCGGCGACCGACGGCGTGCTGGTGGCCCACGAGCTGACCCAGGAGGAGCTCGCCCAGCTGGTCGGAGCCTCTCGCGAAACGGTCAACAAGGCCCTCGCCGAATTCGTCCAGCGCGGCTGGCTGCGCCTGGAAGCCCGCGCCGTCGTCATCCTGGACATGCAGCGGCTGCGCCAGCGTTCCCGCTAG